From the genome of Halomonas sp. MCCC 1A13316, one region includes:
- a CDS encoding ANTAR domain-containing response regulator — protein MPSPLNILLVDDEVVRAAMVEEALMAEGHRVICRLASPASLNQMVERHQPDVVIIDMESPDRDTLESMALLNRENPRPVVFFADQHDSDMLQAALKSGVSAYVVDGLVPERVESIVEVAIARFDAFQSMRQELDKARNQLTERKRIERAKGLLMKHQNCDEEQAYRMLRKLAMDRGQRIAEVADSVIDILARLNPTVPASEPRGSRS, from the coding sequence ATGCCATCACCCCTGAACATCCTGCTGGTCGACGACGAGGTGGTACGCGCCGCCATGGTCGAGGAGGCATTGATGGCCGAAGGGCACCGGGTCATCTGCCGGCTCGCGAGCCCGGCCAGCCTCAACCAGATGGTCGAACGCCACCAGCCCGACGTGGTGATCATCGACATGGAGAGCCCCGACCGCGACACGCTGGAAAGCATGGCGCTGCTCAACCGCGAGAACCCGCGCCCGGTGGTGTTCTTCGCCGACCAGCACGACTCCGACATGCTGCAGGCCGCGCTCAAGTCCGGCGTCAGCGCCTATGTGGTCGACGGCCTGGTGCCCGAGCGGGTCGAATCCATCGTCGAGGTGGCCATCGCCCGCTTCGACGCCTTCCAGAGCATGCGCCAGGAACTGGACAAGGCACGCAACCAGCTGACCGAACGCAAGCGCATCGAACGCGCCAAGGGCCTGCTGATGAAGCACCAGAACTGCGACGAGGAGCAGGCCTACCGCATGCTGCGCAAGCTGGCAATGGACCGCGGCCAGCGCATCGCCGAGGTCGCCGACAGCGTCATCGACATTCTCGCCCGCCTGAACCCGACCGTGCCCGCCTCCGAACCACGGGGATCCCGCTCATGA
- a CDS encoding NAD(P)/FAD-dependent oxidoreductase produces MRQPHPATAPSEHLVIVGNGMAGHRLVEALLARPERPARITVIGAETTPAYNRILLSPLLAGEMERDALTLRDAEWYAEQGIELVLGERVETIERSARRLTTDAGRELDYDHLVLATGSHPARPPVPGLELPGVHVFRDLNDADALANAAETGRNAVVIGGGLLGLEAAEGLRKRGMRVSLLQRDDRLMNRQLDLTAARLLEKELRGRGLDIHTDAQLERLEAGAYGQVCAALLGDGTRLAADCVVVAIGIVPHTALARSAGLEVNRGVVVDEWLTTSDPAIHALGECCEFEGQTYGLVEPIWRQVDVLAERLCRSDTEGAQGYVEQPTATKLKVSGVSLYAFGPTDPEPGGHEVLSYRDPQQGDYRRLLLRDGRLEGAVLYGDTASGPWYFEQALAGRDLTACRSALLLGAADAQLLLDDALNESPQRPAKEAA; encoded by the coding sequence ATGCGTCAGCCACATCCCGCAACGGCACCCAGCGAACACCTGGTCATCGTCGGCAACGGCATGGCCGGCCATCGCCTGGTCGAAGCGCTCCTCGCCCGGCCGGAGCGGCCCGCCCGCATCACCGTGATCGGTGCCGAAACGACGCCGGCCTACAACCGCATCCTGCTCTCGCCGCTACTCGCCGGCGAGATGGAGCGCGACGCCCTGACCCTGCGCGATGCCGAGTGGTACGCCGAACAGGGCATCGAGCTGGTGCTGGGCGAGCGCGTGGAGACGATCGAGCGCAGCGCACGGCGCCTGACCACCGATGCCGGCCGCGAACTCGACTACGACCACCTGGTGCTGGCCACCGGCTCCCATCCGGCCCGCCCGCCGGTGCCGGGGCTGGAGCTGCCGGGCGTTCACGTCTTTCGCGACCTGAACGACGCCGACGCCTTGGCGAATGCGGCCGAAACCGGCCGCAATGCCGTGGTGATCGGCGGCGGCCTGCTCGGCCTGGAAGCGGCGGAGGGCCTGCGTAAGCGCGGCATGCGGGTAAGCCTGCTGCAGCGCGACGACCGCCTGATGAACCGACAGCTCGACCTCACCGCCGCACGCCTGCTCGAGAAAGAGCTGCGTGGCCGCGGCCTCGACATCCACACCGATGCCCAGCTCGAACGGCTGGAAGCCGGCGCCTACGGCCAGGTGTGCGCCGCACTTCTGGGCGACGGCACCCGGCTCGCCGCCGACTGCGTCGTCGTGGCCATCGGCATCGTGCCCCACACGGCGCTTGCCCGCAGCGCCGGGCTCGAGGTCAACCGCGGTGTGGTCGTCGACGAATGGCTGACCACTTCCGACCCGGCAATTCATGCCCTGGGGGAATGCTGCGAGTTCGAAGGCCAGACCTACGGCCTGGTCGAGCCGATCTGGCGCCAGGTCGACGTACTGGCCGAGCGGCTCTGTCGCTCCGATACCGAAGGCGCACAGGGCTACGTCGAGCAGCCGACCGCCACCAAGCTCAAGGTCAGCGGCGTTTCGCTCTACGCCTTCGGCCCCACCGATCCCGAACCCGGCGGCCATGAAGTGCTCAGCTACCGCGACCCCCAGCAGGGCGACTACCGCCGCCTTCTGCTGCGCGACGGCCGCCTGGAAGGCGCCGTGCTCTACGGCGACACCGCCTCCGGCCCCTGGTACTTCGAGCAGGCCCTGGCGGGCCGCGACCTGACCGCCTGCCGCTCGGCCCTGCTGCTCGGCGCCGCCGACGCCCAACTCCTGCTCGACGACGCCCTCAATGAATCACCGCAACGCCCCGCGAAGGAGGCCGCATGA
- a CDS encoding nitrate reductase, with amino-acid sequence MREARTTCPYCGVGCGVLACVEDGEIVDVQGDPEHPANFGRLCVKGSALHETLGNHGRLTRPRVDGVEVDWETALTTIAERLTAVQATHGSQAVAAYLSGQLLTEDYYVANKLFKGFLGTPHLDTNSRLCMASAVAAHKRAFGADAVPCSYEDLEEAELVVLVGSNLAWNHPVLYQRLKVAKQRNPLLRVVVIDPRVTDTCEIADLYLGLKPGSDARLFTGLLAWMAKRNKLDWVYLEAHVQGFDEALAAAREQDAGVEAIAADCDVDAERLETFFYWFASHLHVVTLFSQGINQSSSGTDKGNAIINCHLAGGKIGLPGAGPFSITGQPNAMGGREVGGLANQLAAHMDYDTPGARDRVTRFWATERRVPCLPDGPGHKAVALFEAIERGEVQALWIMATNPAVSLPRADRVRAALEKCPQVIVSECMADADLLAYADIVLPASSWSEKDGTVTNSERRISRQRGILPPPGEARHDWWIVCEVAKRLGFGEAFDYSHPSEIFDEHARLSGFENGERPGESRRLFDISGLVGLDRAAYDALTPIQWPVNAGAPHGTARLFTDGRFATPDGRARMLPVSPRPPAQALDATRPLRLNTGRIRDQWHTMSRTGRAPRLMNHRAEPFIEIAPEDACELGVEEHTLAQLHGAGGSYIGRVRVSRGQRRGEVFVPMHWSRHFSGAALMGELLEAHLDPISGQPESKHGAVALEPLPLGWEATLLVADDLGVAETAWCDESRYWARIPLGDCQRWQLAGGEPSACGGVEGACGGVEKAERDWLSWLEAELPAPTLWCTDPASGRLRAAGVDEAGRLRWWFMSGAPRELPNLSWLAARFAEAANGEGLAPPHRRRLLAGCDDGAANQGPVVCSCHQVGQRAILGAIREGDDSVEALGARLACGTQCGSCIPELKSLIEEEKAHASAEPLEDNAIA; translated from the coding sequence ATGCGCGAGGCCCGAACCACTTGCCCCTACTGTGGCGTCGGCTGTGGCGTGCTGGCCTGCGTCGAGGACGGCGAGATCGTCGACGTGCAGGGCGACCCGGAGCACCCGGCCAACTTCGGCCGGCTGTGTGTGAAGGGCTCGGCCCTGCACGAGACGCTGGGCAACCACGGCCGCCTGACCCGGCCGCGGGTCGACGGCGTCGAGGTGGACTGGGAGACGGCGCTGACAACGATAGCCGAGCGGCTCACGGCGGTGCAGGCCACCCACGGCTCCCAGGCGGTGGCCGCCTACCTCTCCGGGCAGCTGCTGACCGAGGATTACTACGTCGCCAACAAGCTGTTCAAGGGCTTTCTCGGTACGCCGCACCTGGATACCAACTCACGGCTGTGCATGGCCTCGGCGGTGGCCGCCCACAAGCGCGCCTTCGGCGCCGATGCCGTGCCGTGCAGCTACGAGGATCTCGAAGAGGCAGAGCTGGTGGTGTTGGTGGGCTCCAACCTGGCCTGGAACCACCCGGTGCTCTACCAGCGCCTGAAGGTGGCCAAGCAGCGCAACCCGCTGCTGCGGGTGGTGGTGATCGACCCACGGGTCACCGACACCTGCGAGATCGCCGATCTCTACCTGGGGCTCAAGCCGGGTAGCGATGCGCGCCTGTTCACCGGGCTGCTGGCGTGGATGGCCAAGCGCAACAAGCTCGACTGGGTCTACCTGGAAGCCCATGTTCAGGGCTTCGACGAGGCACTGGCCGCGGCGCGCGAGCAGGATGCCGGCGTCGAGGCTATCGCCGCCGACTGTGACGTCGATGCCGAGCGCCTGGAAACTTTCTTCTACTGGTTCGCCAGCCACCTGCACGTGGTCACGCTGTTCTCCCAGGGTATCAACCAGTCGTCCAGCGGCACCGACAAGGGCAACGCCATCATCAATTGCCACCTGGCGGGCGGCAAGATCGGCCTGCCCGGGGCGGGGCCGTTCTCGATCACCGGCCAGCCCAACGCCATGGGCGGGCGCGAGGTGGGCGGGCTGGCCAACCAGCTCGCCGCCCACATGGACTACGACACCCCCGGTGCGCGGGATCGCGTCACGCGTTTCTGGGCCACCGAGCGGCGGGTGCCGTGCCTGCCCGATGGCCCCGGCCACAAGGCGGTGGCGCTGTTCGAGGCGATCGAGCGCGGCGAGGTGCAGGCACTGTGGATCATGGCCACCAATCCCGCCGTGAGCCTGCCGCGTGCCGACCGGGTGCGCGCGGCACTCGAGAAGTGCCCGCAGGTGATCGTCTCCGAGTGCATGGCCGACGCCGACCTGCTGGCCTATGCCGACATCGTGCTGCCGGCGTCGAGCTGGTCGGAGAAGGACGGCACCGTGACCAACTCCGAGCGGCGCATCTCGCGCCAGCGCGGCATCCTGCCGCCACCGGGGGAGGCGCGCCACGACTGGTGGATCGTCTGCGAGGTGGCCAAGCGGCTGGGCTTCGGCGAAGCCTTCGACTACAGCCACCCAAGCGAGATCTTCGACGAGCACGCCCGGCTCTCGGGCTTCGAGAACGGTGAGCGCCCGGGTGAGAGCCGCCGGCTGTTCGATATCTCCGGCCTGGTCGGGCTCGACCGGGCCGCCTACGACGCCCTGACGCCGATCCAGTGGCCGGTCAATGCCGGCGCCCCTCACGGCACCGCCCGGCTGTTCACCGATGGCCGCTTCGCCACGCCAGATGGCCGCGCGCGGATGCTGCCGGTGAGCCCGCGGCCGCCGGCACAGGCGCTGGACGCCACGCGCCCGCTGCGGCTCAACACCGGGCGTATTCGCGACCAGTGGCACACCATGTCCCGTACCGGGCGTGCGCCGCGCTTGATGAACCACCGTGCCGAACCGTTCATCGAGATCGCCCCTGAAGACGCCTGCGAGCTGGGGGTGGAAGAGCATACGCTGGCCCAACTGCACGGCGCGGGCGGCAGCTACATCGGCCGCGTGCGGGTGTCGCGCGGGCAGCGCCGCGGTGAGGTGTTCGTGCCGATGCATTGGAGCCGCCACTTCAGCGGGGCGGCACTCATGGGCGAGCTGCTCGAGGCACACCTCGACCCGATTTCCGGCCAGCCGGAGTCCAAGCATGGCGCTGTTGCGTTGGAGCCGCTGCCACTGGGCTGGGAGGCCACGCTACTGGTAGCCGACGACCTGGGCGTGGCGGAAACGGCCTGGTGCGACGAGAGCCGCTACTGGGCACGCATTCCGCTGGGCGACTGCCAGCGCTGGCAACTGGCCGGCGGTGAGCCGAGCGCCTGCGGCGGGGTGGAAGGCGCCTGCGGCGGGGTTGAGAAGGCCGAACGCGACTGGCTGTCCTGGCTGGAAGCCGAGCTGCCGGCACCCACGCTGTGGTGCACCGACCCCGCCAGCGGCCGCCTGCGCGCCGCCGGGGTCGATGAGGCGGGCCGCCTGCGCTGGTGGTTCATGTCGGGTGCGCCCAGGGAGCTGCCCAACCTGAGCTGGCTGGCCGCGCGCTTCGCTGAGGCCGCCAACGGGGAAGGGCTGGCGCCGCCGCACCGCCGACGCCTGCTGGCGGGCTGCGACGACGGCGCCGCCAACCAGGGTCCCGTGGTCTGCAGCTGCCATCAGGTAGGTCAACGCGCTATCCTAGGGGCCATACGTGAAGGCGATGACAGCGTCGAGGCGCTGGGCGCCAGGCTGGCCTGTGGTACCCAGTGCGGAAGCTGCATTCCCGAGCTGAAATCGCTTATCGAAGAGGAGAAGGCCCATGCGAGCGCTGAGCCACTTGAAGACAATGCTATCGCCTGA
- the cobA gene encoding uroporphyrinogen-III C-methyltransferase, which produces MRALSHLKTMLSPELLQAAFSRLHGLGHIVRSPFGRSTRVAAPTVTLDGDCHAGRVYLVGAGSGDVELLTLKAARLLQQADAVVYDRLVGDDVLALIPAGHERYYVGKERGHHSVPQAEIGALLVKLAGQGKSVVRLKGGDPGVFGRMGEELAALAEADVAAEIVPGITAASAAAAGMGIPLTDRAHAQQLRFITAQLCRKDGEPDWATLARQDETLIFYMGLTKVDAICGGLRRAGLPDDWPIMLVANASLPEQASLVGTLADMPETLAATPLPSPCLIVVGSVVRMVETSQAAAPSAQVEASPSR; this is translated from the coding sequence ATGCGAGCGCTGAGCCACTTGAAGACAATGCTATCGCCTGAGCTGCTGCAGGCCGCCTTCTCGCGGCTGCACGGCCTGGGGCATATCGTGCGCTCGCCGTTCGGGCGATCCACCCGCGTTGCCGCACCGACCGTGACCCTGGACGGCGATTGCCATGCCGGCCGGGTCTACCTGGTGGGGGCGGGCAGCGGCGACGTCGAGCTGCTCACGCTCAAGGCCGCTCGCCTGCTGCAACAGGCCGACGCGGTGGTCTACGACCGCCTGGTGGGCGACGACGTGCTGGCGCTGATTCCCGCGGGCCACGAGCGCTACTACGTGGGTAAGGAGCGGGGCCACCATAGCGTGCCCCAGGCCGAGATCGGTGCGCTGCTGGTGAAGCTGGCAGGGCAGGGCAAGTCGGTGGTGCGGCTCAAGGGCGGCGACCCCGGCGTGTTCGGGCGCATGGGCGAGGAGCTCGCCGCGCTGGCCGAGGCCGACGTGGCAGCAGAAATCGTGCCGGGCATCACCGCCGCCTCGGCGGCCGCGGCCGGCATGGGCATTCCGCTGACCGACCGCGCCCACGCCCAGCAGCTGCGCTTCATTACCGCCCAGCTGTGCCGCAAGGACGGTGAGCCCGACTGGGCCACCCTGGCGCGCCAGGACGAGACGCTGATCTTCTACATGGGCCTGACCAAGGTCGACGCCATCTGTGGCGGGCTGCGCCGTGCCGGGCTTCCCGACGACTGGCCGATCATGCTGGTGGCCAACGCCAGCCTGCCCGAACAGGCCTCGCTGGTCGGCACCCTGGCCGACATGCCGGAGACGCTCGCCGCCACGCCGCTGCCGTCGCCGTGCCTGATCGTGGTCGGCAGCGTGGTGCGCATGGTCGAAACCAGCCAGGCCGCTGCTCCGTCGGCCCAGGTCGAGGCGTCTCCCTCCCGCTGA
- a CDS encoding Rho termination factor N-terminal domain-containing protein — protein MAIDDKRKTQGYDRLKQHEGKGYSGMPVGRSHKWYYDQGEWRERKLSPDEWEISYQTTKRRAARAPEESGAPIGTEYNWLIVSHQRVEKCDANSYETCLEGKKFKVAHKRASNNAWNVSEKAQRKKVIEYLKQMIEELEEADESDPLPYSVGEHEHIYGLNLRTKAELLDMARKYEISGTSKMKREELLDAVKACIEQSGKPRPEETTQQNERPKPDGHTERKPDGDATNLETKSKDELYRLASEWRISGRSSMNKSQLVRALAGRRQRPGTSSRA, from the coding sequence ATGGCTATCGATGACAAGCGAAAAACCCAAGGCTATGACCGCCTCAAGCAGCACGAAGGCAAAGGCTACTCGGGCATGCCCGTCGGCCGCTCGCACAAGTGGTACTACGACCAGGGTGAGTGGCGCGAACGAAAGCTCAGCCCCGATGAGTGGGAAATCTCTTATCAGACCACCAAGCGGCGGGCGGCGCGCGCCCCCGAGGAGTCCGGCGCCCCCATCGGGACGGAATACAACTGGCTGATCGTGTCCCATCAGCGCGTAGAGAAGTGCGACGCCAACAGCTACGAGACCTGCCTGGAAGGCAAGAAATTCAAGGTCGCGCACAAGCGTGCCAGCAACAATGCCTGGAACGTCAGCGAAAAAGCCCAGCGCAAGAAGGTCATCGAGTACCTGAAGCAGATGATAGAAGAGCTCGAAGAGGCCGACGAGTCCGATCCCCTCCCCTACAGCGTGGGTGAACATGAACACATCTATGGGCTCAACCTGCGCACCAAGGCCGAGCTGCTCGACATGGCGAGGAAGTACGAAATCTCCGGCACGTCGAAAATGAAACGCGAGGAGTTGTTGGATGCGGTGAAGGCGTGCATCGAGCAGTCAGGAAAGCCGCGGCCCGAGGAAACGACCCAGCAGAACGAGCGGCCGAAGCCCGACGGGCACACCGAGCGCAAGCCGGACGGTGACGCGACGAACCTCGAAACGAAGAGCAAAGACGAGCTTTACCGACTGGCCAGCGAGTGGCGCATCAGCGGCCGTTCGAGCATGAACAAGTCGCAGCTCGTGCGCGCCCTCGCCGGTCGTCGGCAGCGCCCTGGCACGAGTTCGCGAGCCTAA
- a CDS encoding CmpA/NrtA family ABC transporter substrate-binding protein has protein sequence MSHPQHHANSPELERISLGFVPLLDAALLIVARERGCFTAQGLDVSLSRENAWTTLRDKVAAGLLDGAQMLAPMPLAMSLGLGRAPCETLAPLLLSRNGNTVTLSDALCQASGATLGSDPADSALALGNWLRGKGSGKRPRLAMVYPYSCQHYQLREWLTLGDIAPDRDVELVALPPPRMVEALRDGQIDGFCAGEPWGTLARHCEVGRLVTTGAQLWPNHPEKVLGVTRSWAQRYPATLAALLRALRDAGEWLYASPEHRHQALEWLALPPYLDRSVRHLQTLAHDEAPTSSSAARTCCAPRRRPRCTSPRPSSGNWKKRVDASTRRCWRLATALCISMPRRTTDVHGRREPGSSRSHLRSPTSCSLNEISGVLAFWPGS, from the coding sequence ATGAGCCACCCGCAACACCACGCCAACTCGCCGGAACTCGAGCGCATCTCCCTCGGTTTCGTTCCACTGCTCGACGCCGCCCTGCTGATCGTCGCCCGCGAACGGGGCTGCTTCACCGCCCAGGGGCTGGATGTCAGCCTGTCGCGGGAGAACGCCTGGACCACCCTGCGCGACAAGGTCGCCGCCGGCCTGCTCGACGGCGCCCAGATGCTCGCCCCCATGCCGCTGGCCATGAGCCTGGGGCTGGGGCGCGCCCCCTGCGAAACGCTGGCCCCGCTGTTGCTCAGCCGCAACGGCAATACCGTGACGCTGTCCGACGCCCTGTGCCAGGCCAGCGGCGCCACGCTCGGCAGCGACCCGGCCGACAGCGCCCTGGCGCTGGGCAACTGGCTACGCGGCAAGGGCAGCGGCAAGCGCCCGCGCCTGGCCATGGTCTACCCCTACTCCTGCCAGCACTATCAGCTGCGCGAATGGCTCACCCTGGGCGACATCGCCCCCGACCGCGACGTGGAGTTGGTCGCCCTGCCGCCGCCGCGCATGGTCGAAGCCCTGCGCGACGGGCAGATCGACGGTTTCTGTGCCGGCGAGCCCTGGGGCACCCTGGCCCGCCATTGCGAGGTGGGCCGGCTGGTGACCACCGGCGCCCAGCTATGGCCCAACCACCCGGAAAAGGTACTCGGCGTGACGCGCTCCTGGGCGCAGCGCTACCCGGCCACGCTGGCCGCCCTGCTACGCGCACTACGCGATGCCGGCGAGTGGCTTTACGCCTCACCCGAACACCGCCACCAGGCGCTCGAATGGCTGGCCCTGCCGCCCTATCTCGACCGCTCGGTGCGCCACCTACAGACCCTCGCCCACGACGAAGCGCCCACCAGCAGCTCTGCGGCCCGGACGTGCTGCGCCCCACGCCGCAGGCCGCGCTGCACTTCGCCGCGCCCATCGTCAGGCAACTGGAAGAAGCGGGTGGACGCTTCGACCCGGCGCTGCTGGCGGCTTGCTACAGCCCTGTGCATTTCGATGCCGCGACGCACCACTGATGTGCACGGCCGGCGGGAGCCGGGCTCCAGCCGGTCGCATTTACGAAGCCCAACCTCATGTTCTTTAAATGAAATTAGCGGCGTTCTGGCATTCTGGCCGGGTTCTTGA
- a CDS encoding AI-2E family transporter codes for MADKDSGVESISRYTRRVMIAIGLAALVAVLLYFASQLIDVLLLAFAGILAAVAIDGVVRLCQRYLPIGRRWALVIALTLVCLAFGGLGALVGPRLAEELPQLAQQLPEAFRRLAEQVQGVPGVEAALKEFDNPASLLGQPMLDRFTSAFSTTFGALTNFLLILLVGFYLVLSPSEYIHHVVLLCPPARRKRLRQVLFLQGRSLRLWLVSRLISMLFVGIGVALGLMLMGVPMAGALGLVAGLLSFIPYLGPILGALPTILIAFFESPELALYAIGLYLVIETVESNIITPLAAKGMVSLPPAFTVMVQLAGAAVAGVAGVMLATPIAVVAVVAVQMLYVEDVLGDDVDVLGEH; via the coding sequence ATGGCCGACAAGGACAGCGGCGTCGAATCGATCTCGCGCTACACTCGACGCGTCATGATTGCCATCGGGCTTGCCGCCCTCGTAGCGGTGTTGCTCTATTTCGCCAGCCAGCTCATCGATGTGCTGCTGCTGGCCTTTGCCGGCATTCTGGCGGCCGTGGCAATCGATGGTGTGGTGCGCCTGTGCCAGCGCTACTTGCCGATCGGGCGGCGCTGGGCCCTGGTGATTGCGCTGACGCTGGTCTGTCTGGCGTTTGGCGGGCTGGGGGCGCTGGTCGGTCCGCGCCTGGCGGAGGAGCTTCCGCAACTGGCGCAGCAGCTTCCTGAGGCCTTTCGCCGGCTTGCGGAGCAAGTGCAGGGAGTCCCAGGCGTCGAAGCGGCACTGAAGGAGTTCGACAATCCCGCTAGCCTGCTCGGGCAACCGATGCTGGATCGCTTTACCTCCGCCTTCTCCACTACCTTCGGAGCGCTGACGAATTTCCTGCTGATCCTGCTGGTGGGCTTCTACTTGGTGCTCAGTCCGAGCGAGTACATTCACCACGTGGTACTGCTGTGTCCCCCTGCGCGCCGGAAGCGCCTGCGCCAGGTGCTGTTCCTGCAGGGGCGCTCGCTGCGCTTGTGGTTGGTGAGCCGACTGATCTCCATGTTGTTCGTCGGCATCGGCGTCGCCCTCGGTTTGATGTTGATGGGCGTGCCGATGGCCGGCGCGCTGGGGCTGGTGGCTGGGCTGCTGTCCTTCATCCCTTATCTGGGGCCGATCCTGGGGGCCCTGCCGACGATATTGATCGCCTTTTTCGAATCGCCCGAGCTTGCCCTTTATGCCATCGGGCTCTACCTCGTCATCGAGACGGTGGAGTCGAATATCATCACGCCGCTGGCGGCCAAGGGCATGGTCTCTCTGCCGCCGGCCTTTACCGTGATGGTGCAGCTCGCGGGGGCGGCGGTAGCGGGAGTTGCCGGGGTCATGCTGGCCACTCCCATTGCCGTGGTGGCGGTGGTGGCCGTGCAGATGCTCTATGTGGAGGACGTACTCGGCGACGACGTCGACGTGCTGGGGGAACACTAG